A part of Candidatus Manganitrophaceae bacterium genomic DNA contains:
- a CDS encoding DnaJ domain-containing protein, which translates to MAVKFKDYYDLLGVSRSASADEIKKSYRKLARKYHPDLHTGPDKKESEQKFKEINEAYEVLSDPKKRAKYDQLGSQWQEGMDFTPPPGAGRGGEEFRYEGFEGLGGFSDFFESLFGGRGGGAGPRGRAGFGGGGFGRTGTARPVRGSDVESEMDLTLEEAVHGAQRRVRLQGQVLCPVCGGRGIVDQRICPRCGGTGRVTEEKELTVNIPAGARDGDRVRLAGQGEPGEGGGPAGDLFIRIRLLPHPRFKVNGNHLETEVEVMPWEAVLGSEARIQTLDGEGTLKIPPGSRAGKKFRLRGKGLPIRGDGRGDLYVALKINVPEQVTPEERRLYEELARLAKERR; encoded by the coding sequence ATGGCGGTAAAATTCAAAGACTATTACGATCTGTTGGGGGTCTCCCGGAGCGCTTCTGCGGACGAGATCAAAAAATCGTATCGGAAGCTGGCGAGAAAATATCATCCCGACCTCCATACCGGTCCCGATAAGAAAGAGTCGGAGCAGAAATTCAAAGAGATCAATGAGGCGTATGAAGTTCTAAGCGATCCGAAGAAGCGGGCCAAATACGATCAGCTCGGTTCCCAATGGCAAGAAGGGATGGATTTTACCCCGCCGCCCGGCGCCGGTCGCGGCGGGGAGGAATTCCGGTATGAAGGCTTTGAAGGGCTCGGCGGATTTTCCGATTTCTTTGAGTCGCTCTTCGGCGGCCGAGGGGGGGGTGCCGGTCCCCGGGGTCGCGCCGGCTTTGGAGGGGGCGGTTTTGGTCGTACTGGAACCGCCCGTCCGGTCCGGGGGAGCGATGTCGAATCGGAGATGGACCTCACCCTGGAAGAGGCGGTCCACGGCGCTCAGCGGCGGGTCCGGTTGCAGGGGCAGGTTCTCTGTCCGGTCTGCGGCGGAAGGGGAATCGTTGATCAGCGGATCTGTCCCCGGTGTGGCGGAACCGGACGGGTGACCGAGGAAAAAGAGCTGACCGTCAACATCCCGGCCGGCGCTCGCGACGGCGACCGGGTTCGGCTCGCCGGACAGGGGGAGCCGGGGGAAGGAGGAGGCCCCGCGGGAGATCTCTTCATCCGGATTCGGCTCCTTCCCCATCCCCGATTCAAGGTGAACGGCAATCATCTGGAGACGGAGGTGGAGGTGATGCCGTGGGAGGCGGTTTTGGGGAGCGAGGCGCGGATCCAGACGCTCGACGGCGAGGGGACGCTGAAAATTCCGCCGGGGAGCCGTGCCGGAAAGAAATTCCGCCTCCGTGGCAAGGGGCTTCCGATCCGGGGCGATGGCCGGGGAGATCTTTATGTCGCGTTAAAGATCAACGTGCCGGAGCAGGTCACCCCAGAGGAGCGACGGCTTTATGAGGAGCTGGCGCGTCTTGCGAAGGAGAGACGATAA